One genomic region from Ptychodera flava strain L36383 chromosome 14, AS_Pfla_20210202, whole genome shotgun sequence encodes:
- the LOC139150040 gene encoding arginase, hepatic-like isoform X1: MALVSRSFVRITRNICSRQNGRRLCHNFQYNVGVVGLPFCKGQPKPGVRSGPGAIRQAGLVEKLQMLEKDVKDYGDLVFEEIKEDPPFMGKIKNPRYVGSANKKISEAVSQIIRDGRLCVSLGGDHAITIGTLHGHAQAQPDVSVIWVDAHVDINTPLTSPSGNIHGTPVSYLVHELQEYVPVMPGFEWLKPCISAKDIAFIGVRDIDPGERFIIEKFGLKCFSIHDIDKLGIVEVLKRAMDAVNPHRDKSFHISFDIDALDPTFAYSTGTPVFGGLSFREGMYIVEEVGSTGLLTAIDMVEVNPELGDKLFQERTVASAVEVLTAAIGKRRHGNFPSFYDLPKASQTVSTADL, translated from the exons ATGGCGCTTGTATCAAGATCCTTTGTGAGAATCACGAGGAACATTTGCTCTCGACAGAATGGACGTCGTCTCTGCCATAATTTCCAGTACAATGTCGGCGTAGTTGGCTTGCCGTTCTGCAAAGGACAG CCCAAACCAGGAGTACGAAGTGGACCAGGTGCAATCAGACAAGCTGGCCTTGTAGAAAAACTTCAGATGCTTG AAAAAGATGTCAAGGACTATGGAGATTTAGTATTTGAAGAAATCAAGGAAGACCCACCTTTTATGGGCAAAATCAAAAACCCTAGATATGTTGGCTCTGCTAACAAAAAg ATTTCAGAAGCAGTATCACAGATCATCCGCGACGGCCGACTGTGCGTCAGTCTCGGTGGCGACCATGCCATCACCATAGGAACATTACATGGGCATGCACAGGCCCAGCCAGATGTCAGCGTGATCTGGGTGGATGCCCACGTCGATATTAACACGCCGCTGACGTCTCCATCGGGCAACATCCATGGCACGCCAGTGTCTTACCTTGTGCATGAGTTGCAGGAGTATGTACCAGTTATGCCTGGATTTGAATGGCTTAAACCATGCATCTCTGCGAAGGACATAGCATTTATTGGAGTCAGGGATATCGACCCAGGTGAAAG GTTCATCATTGAAAAATTTGGCTTGAAGTGTTTCTCAATCCATGATATTGATAAGTTAGGCATTGTAGAAGTGTTGAAGAGAGCCATGGATGCAGTAAACCCACA TCGTGACAAATCGTTCCATATAAGTTTTGACATTGATGCCTTGGATCCTACATTTGCATACAGTACGGGAACACCAG TTTTTGGTGGACTGTCTTTCAGAGAAGGAATGTATATCGTGGAAGAGGTTGGCTCAACAG GACTCTTGACAGCCATTGACATGGTGGAAGTGAATCCGGAACTCGGAGATAAACTCTTCCAGGAAAGAACTGTAGCATCTGCCGTGGAAGTCCTTACAGCTGCCATTGGCAAGAGGAGACATGGGAACTTTCCCAGCTTCTATGACCTTCCGAAAGCATCCCAAACTGTTTCAACGGCAGACTTGTGA
- the LOC139150040 gene encoding arginase-2, mitochondrial-like isoform X2 — protein MLEKDVKDYGDLVFEEIKEDPPFMGKIKNPRYVGSANKKISEAVSQIIRDGRLCVSLGGDHAITIGTLHGHAQAQPDVSVIWVDAHVDINTPLTSPSGNIHGTPVSYLVHELQEYVPVMPGFEWLKPCISAKDIAFIGVRDIDPGERFIIEKFGLKCFSIHDIDKLGIVEVLKRAMDAVNPHRDKSFHISFDIDALDPTFAYSTGTPVFGGLSFREGMYIVEEVGSTGLLTAIDMVEVNPELGDKLFQERTVASAVEVLTAAIGKRRHGNFPSFYDLPKASQTVSTADL, from the exons ATGCTTG AAAAAGATGTCAAGGACTATGGAGATTTAGTATTTGAAGAAATCAAGGAAGACCCACCTTTTATGGGCAAAATCAAAAACCCTAGATATGTTGGCTCTGCTAACAAAAAg ATTTCAGAAGCAGTATCACAGATCATCCGCGACGGCCGACTGTGCGTCAGTCTCGGTGGCGACCATGCCATCACCATAGGAACATTACATGGGCATGCACAGGCCCAGCCAGATGTCAGCGTGATCTGGGTGGATGCCCACGTCGATATTAACACGCCGCTGACGTCTCCATCGGGCAACATCCATGGCACGCCAGTGTCTTACCTTGTGCATGAGTTGCAGGAGTATGTACCAGTTATGCCTGGATTTGAATGGCTTAAACCATGCATCTCTGCGAAGGACATAGCATTTATTGGAGTCAGGGATATCGACCCAGGTGAAAG GTTCATCATTGAAAAATTTGGCTTGAAGTGTTTCTCAATCCATGATATTGATAAGTTAGGCATTGTAGAAGTGTTGAAGAGAGCCATGGATGCAGTAAACCCACA TCGTGACAAATCGTTCCATATAAGTTTTGACATTGATGCCTTGGATCCTACATTTGCATACAGTACGGGAACACCAG TTTTTGGTGGACTGTCTTTCAGAGAAGGAATGTATATCGTGGAAGAGGTTGGCTCAACAG GACTCTTGACAGCCATTGACATGGTGGAAGTGAATCCGGAACTCGGAGATAAACTCTTCCAGGAAAGAACTGTAGCATCTGCCGTGGAAGTCCTTACAGCTGCCATTGGCAAGAGGAGACATGGGAACTTTCCCAGCTTCTATGACCTTCCGAAAGCATCCCAAACTGTTTCAACGGCAGACTTGTGA